A single genomic interval of Fibrobacter sp. UWEL harbors:
- a CDS encoding nucleotidyl transferase AbiEii/AbiGii toxin family protein: protein MVKFVDKSIRNRLLGLTRKENLNYQQILIRFIHERFLYRVSISKYATSLYLKGGALLFAYEKFGSRPTVDIDFLGTRIKSDKTEVKKVFTNICSQVCQEDGITFDIQSISTEDIMVNKEYKGVRVQFLAHLDTIVQRISIDLGFGDVVTPEPIRITYPALLSNIPETNLFAYSLETVLAEKFHAMVVLENANSRMKDFFDSYQILSNQKIDSTTLKQAIINTFDNRQTTVPQDIIAFTDDFANDPIRNRFWKGFLRRIKWNKPLEFPVVVQLIREKMQPVVSEISRRTTS, encoded by the coding sequence ATGGTCAAATTCGTGGACAAATCCATTCGTAATAGACTTCTCGGACTCACAAGAAAAGAGAATCTAAACTACCAGCAAATTCTCATCCGTTTCATCCACGAAAGATTCTTGTACAGGGTATCCATTAGCAAATACGCAACCTCGCTGTACCTAAAAGGCGGTGCACTACTCTTTGCCTACGAAAAATTCGGATCCCGTCCAACCGTAGATATTGATTTTCTTGGAACGCGAATTAAGTCCGACAAAACCGAAGTAAAAAAAGTATTCACAAACATCTGCTCGCAAGTCTGCCAAGAAGACGGGATCACCTTTGATATTCAAAGCATATCCACAGAAGACATCATGGTAAACAAAGAATACAAGGGCGTTCGAGTTCAATTTCTCGCACACCTAGATACCATCGTGCAAAGAATTTCTATTGACCTTGGATTTGGAGATGTTGTCACTCCGGAACCAATCAGAATAACCTATCCAGCATTGTTGTCCAATATTCCCGAAACAAACCTTTTTGCCTATTCTCTAGAAACAGTCCTTGCCGAAAAATTTCACGCAATGGTTGTTTTGGAAAACGCAAACAGCAGAATGAAAGATTTCTTTGACTCCTATCAAATTCTTTCAAATCAAAAAATTGACTCCACAACATTAAAGCAGGCAATCATCAACACGTTTGACAATCGGCAAACAACCGTTCCGCAAGACATCATCGCCTTCACCGATGATTTTGCAAACGACCCTATTCGCAACAGATTTTGGAAGGGTTTTCTCAGAAGAATCAAGTGGAATAAACCTCTTGAATTCCCAGTAGTTGTTCAACTGATTCGCGAGAAAATGCAACCCGTGGTGAGCGAGATTAGCCGTCGCACTACTTCTTAA